The following coding sequences lie in one Oceanicola sp. 502str15 genomic window:
- a CDS encoding HU family DNA-binding protein, producing MAGPRKTTGTTKRPGAPAKPRGTGGGAGKAGGAAKTAAKAPPVKLVEPAPAPEITVVTPAEPVMTERMVKKVELIDRVMTATGMKRKDVKPIVEAMLGEIDKIISEGADMQFPELGKLMIHKRKEISNGEMVMLKLRRKTAVKPLAEDDDNG from the coding sequence ATGGCCGGACCACGCAAGACCACCGGAACGACGAAGCGCCCCGGCGCCCCCGCGAAACCGCGCGGCACCGGCGGCGGAGCGGGCAAGGCGGGCGGCGCGGCCAAGACCGCCGCCAAGGCCCCGCCCGTCAAGCTGGTGGAACCCGCGCCCGCGCCCGAGATCACCGTTGTCACCCCCGCCGAGCCGGTTATGACGGAGCGGATGGTGAAGAAGGTCGAGCTGATCGACCGGGTGATGACGGCCACCGGCATGAAGCGCAAGGACGTGAAGCCGATCGTCGAGGCGATGCTGGGCGAGATCGACAAGATCATCTCCGAGGGCGCGGACATGCAGTTTCCCGAACTGGGCAAGCTGATGATCCACAAGCGCAAGGAGATCTCCAACGGTGAGATGGTGATGCTGAAGCTGCGCCGAAAAACTGCGGTGAAGCCTCTTGCAGAGGACGACGACAACGGCTAA